A window of Deinococcus cellulosilyticus NBRC 106333 = KACC 11606 contains these coding sequences:
- a CDS encoding type IV pilin protein, with translation MRKVDFSAGFTVIELLITISVIGILAVILVPNLLRAFKSAHDSEAKAYIYDAVKFQEMSRVDTGNYTDKATLLTLGLREEPNQLILNVTTATGTFCMSSTHQGGSGKTFYATPELGVTESAC, from the coding sequence ATGCGCAAAGTAGATTTCAGCGCAGGTTTCACCGTGATCGAGTTGCTGATCACCATCTCAGTCATTGGGATCTTGGCAGTCATTCTGGTCCCGAATCTGCTCAGGGCATTCAAAAGTGCCCATGACTCAGAGGCAAAAGCCTACATCTATGATGCTGTGAAGTTCCAGGAAATGAGCCGAGTAGACACTGGAAATTACACGGACAAAGCAACCCTGCTTACACTGGGCCTCAGGGAGGAACCCAATCAACTCATCCTGAATGTCACAACTGCAACTGGGACGTTCTGCATGAGTTCAACCCATCAGGGTGGCAGCGGCAAAACTTTCTATGCCACACCTGAGCTTGGAGTCACTGAAAGTGCCTGCTAG
- a CDS encoding type IV pilin protein, protein MRKGQANAGFTLIELLIVIAIIGILAAVLIPNLLGARKRSNDVVAKSYLNDAVKFQEITQVDDSTYTNSETTLVSKGLKSEPAQVSLVVVSGNTNTYCMSATHGGGSGKTFYATPASGITEIACS, encoded by the coding sequence ATGCGCAAAGGTCAAGCCAACGCTGGTTTCACCCTCATCGAGCTGCTCATCGTCATCGCCATCATCGGCATTCTGGCCGCCGTGCTGATTCCCAACCTGCTGGGTGCACGTAAGCGTTCCAACGACGTGGTCGCCAAATCCTACCTGAACGACGCTGTCAAGTTCCAGGAAATCACCCAGGTGGACGACAGCACCTACACCAACAGCGAGACCACTCTGGTTTCCAAAGGTCTGAAATCTGAGCCTGCCCAGGTCAGTCTGGTCGTCGTTTCCGGCAACACCAACACCTACTGCATGAGTGCAACCCACGGTGGCGGCAGCGGCAAGACCTTCTATGCCACCCCTGCCAGCGGCATCACTGAAATTGCCTGCAGCTGA